One Ricinus communis isolate WT05 ecotype wild-type chromosome 1, ASM1957865v1, whole genome shotgun sequence DNA window includes the following coding sequences:
- the LOC8270364 gene encoding pyruvate dehydrogenase E1 component subunit alpha-1, mitochondrial, which yields MALSHLTSSSRSNLLKSLTTTTTAAAAAFTLRRPISTSSDPLTIETSVPFTPHRCEPPSRNVDTTPQELLSFFRDMATMRRMEIAADSLYKAKLIRGFCHLYDGQEAVAVGMEAAITKKDCIITAYRDHCTFVGRGGTMLQVFAELMGRKDGCSRGKGGSMHFYKKEAGFYGGHGIVGAQIPLGCGLAFAQKYNKDETVTFALYGDGAANQGQLFEALNISALWDLPVILVCENNHYGMGTAEWRAAKSPAYYKRGDYVPGLKVDGMDVLAVKQACKFAKEFVLKNGPLILEMDTYRYHGHSMSDPGSTYRTRDEISGVRQERDPIERIRKVILAHDLATEKELKDMEKEIRKEIDDAIAQAKESPMPEPSELFTNVYVKGLGTESFGADRKEVRAVLP from the exons CACTCTCCGCCGTCCGATCTCGACCTCTTCGGATCCCCTCACAATCGAGACCTCCGTTCCCTTCACACCTCACAGATGCGAACCTCCATCGCGCAACGTCGACACCACTCCCCAGGAGCTACTCTCCTTTTTCCGTGACATGGCCACGATGCGTCGTATGGAGATAGCCGCCGATTCTCTCTACAAGGCGAAACTAATTCGTGGATTCTGCCATCTCTACGATGGTCAAGAAGCAGTAGCCGTGGGGATGGAAGCTGCAATTACGAAAAAGGACTGCATCATAACGGCGTACAGAGATCACTGCACGTTTGTGGGGCGGGGTGGGACCATGTTACAGGTGTTTGCGGAGCTGATGGGAAGAAAGGATGGGTGTTCGAGAGGAAAAGGTGGGTCTATGCATTTTTATAAGAAGGAAGCCGGATTTTATGGAGGGCATGGGATAGTTGGAGCTCAGATTCCGTTAGGTTGTGGATTGGCGTTTGCTCAGAAGTATAATAAGGATGAGACGGTGACATTTGCGCTTTATGGCGATGGTGCTGCTAATCAAGGACAGCTCTTTGAGGCTCTTAATATTTCTGCTCTTTGGGATCTCCCTGTTATTTTGGTTTGCGAGAATAATCACT ATGGTATGGGAACAGCAGAGTGGAGGGCTGCTAAGAGTCCGGCTTATTACAAGCGTGGTGATTATGTTCCTGGATTGAAG GTAGATGGTATGGATGTTCTTGCTGTGAAACAGGCATGCAAATTTGCAAAGGAGTTTGTCTTGAAGAATGGTCCACTT ATACTTGAAATGGATACCTACAGGTATCATGGTCACTCCATGTCTGATCCTGGCAGCACCTACCGTACTCGTGATGAGATTAGTGGTGTGAGACAG GAACGTGACCCCATTGAAAGAATCAGAAAGGTGATATTAGCTCATGATCTAGCTACCGAGAAAGAGCTAAAG gATATGgagaaagaaataagaaaagaaatagacgATGCTATTGCTCAAGCCAAG GAAAGCCCAATGCCAGAACCATCAGAACTTTTCACAAATGTGTATGTCAAAGGTCTGGGAACTGAG TCATTTGGAGCAGATAGGAAAGAAGTTAGAGCTGTGCTTCCATAA